Proteins encoded together in one Marinobacter sp. Arc7-DN-1 window:
- a CDS encoding DUF2892 domain-containing protein, with product MSIDRLVLAFAGSFILVSLALSQLHSPYWLWFTAFVGANMLQAAFSGFCPLAKILKALGKKPGAAFD from the coding sequence ATGTCTATCGACCGCCTTGTACTCGCCTTCGCAGGATCTTTCATTCTTGTAAGTCTGGCTCTCTCCCAGCTCCACTCACCTTACTGGTTGTGGTTCACCGCGTTTGTGGGCGCCAACATGCTGCAGGCTGCCTTCAGCGGATTCTGCCCTCTGGCGAAGATCCTCAAGGCCCTGGGCAAGAAGCCCGGCGCCGCCTTCGACTGA
- a CDS encoding ArsR/SmtB family transcription factor, producing MNKNQMSEAADQATNLLKALSGRSRLMILCQLVDGEQAVSELADALEMRQAAVSQQLALLRKDGLVSARREARTIHYSLAGEEARRIIEVLYELFCDTDAL from the coding sequence ATGAATAAAAATCAGATGTCGGAAGCGGCGGATCAGGCCACCAATCTGCTAAAGGCCCTCTCCGGGCGGAGCCGGCTGATGATCCTCTGCCAACTGGTCGACGGAGAGCAGGCGGTGAGCGAACTTGCGGATGCACTGGAGATGCGCCAGGCGGCCGTCTCCCAGCAACTCGCCCTGCTGCGCAAGGACGGCCTGGTATCTGCGCGCCGCGAGGCGCGGACCATACACTACTCCCTGGCGGGAGAGGAGGCGCGCCGGATCATAGAAGTTCTGTATGAGCTGTTCTGCGATACCGACGCACTATAA
- a CDS encoding c-type cytochrome, whose protein sequence is MKRSSFLIASLAAGILAYPAGAAASSDQVEAGEKLYNTTCVACHGADGKGKLPGVPDFTKSDGRLSKGDDVLATHIMEGFKSPGSSMAMPAKGGISSLTMEQAEAIVQYMRQAFSGK, encoded by the coding sequence ATGAAAAGGTCATCTTTTCTGATCGCCAGCCTGGCCGCCGGGATACTTGCGTACCCAGCCGGAGCCGCGGCTTCGTCTGACCAGGTGGAAGCCGGCGAAAAACTGTATAACACCACGTGCGTCGCCTGCCATGGCGCAGACGGGAAAGGCAAGCTGCCCGGCGTTCCGGACTTCACCAAGAGCGATGGCCGGCTGTCCAAGGGTGATGACGTACTGGCTACTCACATCATGGAGGGGTTCAAGAGCCCCGGCTCGTCCATGGCGATGCCCGCCAAGGGCGGCATCAGTTCACTGACCATGGAGCAGGCCGAGGCCATCGTCCAATACATGCGCCAGGCCTTCTCAGGCAAATAG
- a CDS encoding c-type cytochrome, with protein MKLLNRNLISNAVLVAALVVGGAGSAAAQDADDPMAFIRGAQSWADNCARCHNMRDPAEFRDDVWEPTMIHMRIRAGLTGQEVRDILAFLQKSNDPADSKGGE; from the coding sequence ATGAAATTATTGAACCGGAACCTCATCAGTAACGCTGTATTAGTCGCCGCGCTTGTTGTCGGTGGCGCAGGCTCGGCAGCGGCTCAGGACGCAGACGATCCCATGGCATTCATCCGGGGCGCCCAGTCATGGGCCGACAACTGCGCACGGTGCCATAACATGCGCGACCCGGCCGAGTTCCGCGACGATGTCTGGGAGCCAACCATGATTCACATGCGCATCAGGGCGGGCTTGACCGGGCAGGAGGTGCGGGACATACTAGCCTTTCTCCAGAAGAGCAATGATCCCGCAGATAGCAAGGGGGGGGAATAA
- a CDS encoding porin codes for MKKLHFIKLSLAASVFASGAAIANEDTESKIANLESQMAALREDVKSNNLDTLSKLHMSGYSNIDFVGGSDRQEDGFTAARFAPIFHFQFSDRVLFEGELEIETNADGETEIAAEYATIDLILNDYMALVAGKFLSPIGQFRQNVHPAWINKLPTAPVGFGHGGAAPLADLGVQLRGGFPLSGSMRANYALFTSNGPTLLVDQDDPNEEAEVELETEAAASNADGNFVYGGRVGFLPVPALELGLSGAFGKIGVGQGHEVSELAVGEPDRDYTVLGADAVYNIATLQLRGEFIQQTVGSEANSTIFDGVAAEELEYTAWYAQAAYRVPDTKWEGVVRLGDLDTPDADTNRSQWSAGVNYLFANNVIIKAAYTVDDYDDNAIDDDERFNVQLAYGF; via the coding sequence ATGAAAAAACTCCATTTTATTAAGCTGTCGCTGGCAGCCTCCGTATTCGCAAGCGGGGCCGCGATCGCAAACGAAGACACCGAATCAAAAATTGCTAACCTTGAGTCGCAGATGGCGGCCCTGCGGGAGGATGTAAAGAGCAACAACCTCGATACGCTGTCCAAGCTGCATATGTCCGGGTACAGCAACATTGATTTCGTGGGTGGCTCCGACAGGCAAGAGGACGGTTTTACAGCAGCGCGATTTGCGCCGATCTTTCATTTTCAGTTTTCCGACAGGGTGCTGTTTGAAGGCGAGCTTGAAATCGAGACGAATGCCGATGGTGAAACCGAAATCGCAGCGGAATACGCGACCATTGATCTCATCCTGAACGATTACATGGCGCTGGTCGCGGGTAAGTTTCTGAGCCCCATTGGCCAGTTCCGCCAGAATGTTCACCCAGCCTGGATCAACAAGCTGCCGACCGCACCCGTGGGCTTTGGCCACGGAGGCGCGGCGCCGCTTGCCGACCTGGGCGTTCAGTTGCGAGGCGGTTTTCCCCTGAGCGGGTCGATGCGCGCCAACTATGCCCTGTTCACCTCGAACGGTCCGACACTTCTAGTTGATCAGGATGATCCCAACGAAGAAGCGGAAGTTGAATTGGAAACCGAGGCTGCCGCATCCAACGCCGATGGCAATTTTGTGTACGGTGGCCGGGTGGGCTTCCTGCCGGTGCCGGCGCTGGAGCTGGGGCTGTCCGGCGCGTTTGGCAAGATCGGAGTGGGCCAGGGGCACGAGGTGTCTGAGCTGGCCGTGGGAGAGCCGGACCGTGATTACACCGTTCTGGGTGCGGACGCCGTTTACAACATTGCCACCCTGCAACTGCGTGGTGAATTCATACAGCAGACCGTGGGAAGCGAAGCCAACAGCACGATCTTCGATGGTGTGGCGGCTGAAGAGCTCGAATACACAGCCTGGTATGCGCAGGCGGCGTACCGGGTGCCGGATACCAAGTGGGAAGGCGTTGTCCGCTTGGGTGACCTGGACACCCCGGATGCCGATACAAACCGCTCCCAGTGGTCCGCGGGGGTGAATTACCTGTTCGCAAACAATGTTATCATCAAGGCGGCGTACACCGTGGATGACTACGATGACAACGCTATTGACGATGACGAGCGCTTCAACGTTCAGTTGGCTTACGGATTTTAA
- a CDS encoding ATPase — MHIRTFGELIDWTRDLHSHLASCLSHCATKNEEERARALLDYLAAHESEMERIVSEFERQGDSRALETRVFDYLSHNPVKTHRTCDEPYAKLDFQGICREVFDFHDQIADLYKAMADRAEIPEARELFQALLTMEQNESMRLARQVGRMDDL, encoded by the coding sequence ATGCATATCAGAACCTTTGGTGAATTGATTGACTGGACGCGGGATCTGCACTCACACCTGGCGAGTTGTCTGTCCCACTGTGCGACAAAAAATGAAGAGGAGCGGGCCCGGGCACTGCTGGACTATCTGGCGGCCCATGAGTCCGAAATGGAGCGGATCGTGAGCGAGTTTGAACGTCAGGGGGATTCCAGGGCGCTAGAAACAAGAGTCTTTGATTACCTTTCGCATAATCCCGTCAAAACTCACCGTACCTGTGATGAGCCGTACGCAAAGCTTGATTTCCAGGGTATTTGCCGGGAGGTATTCGACTTTCATGATCAGATCGCCGACCTCTATAAAGCCATGGCGGACCGGGCGGAGATTCCCGAGGCAAGGGAACTGTTCCAGGCTTTGTTAACCATGGAACAGAACGAATCGATGCGACTGGCCCGTCAGGTCGGACGAATGGACGACCTCTGA
- a CDS encoding cytochrome c biogenesis CcdA family protein has product MPDLASWGILAAFLGGLVSFFSPCTLPLVPGYLSVVTGGAVSEASNRLKALWLSCCFVLGFSVVFVALGASASLLGQWLMAYRQEANLVAGLLIVLMGLFMLGWWSMPAMQRDWRLGQTLEGGRPTAAFLLGIAFAVGWTPCIGPILGAILALSSTHANAETGMLYLAVYSLGLALPFLGTALFIEHFRKRVRGFSRWSRPLRALAGLVLIIMGIMVLTGQMTWFATWMLSTFPVLGRLG; this is encoded by the coding sequence ATGCCCGACCTGGCAAGCTGGGGAATCCTGGCCGCGTTCCTGGGCGGACTGGTGTCTTTCTTCTCGCCATGTACATTACCCCTTGTGCCCGGCTACCTGTCCGTTGTTACCGGCGGCGCCGTTAGTGAGGCATCAAACCGCCTGAAAGCCTTGTGGCTGAGCTGCTGTTTTGTCCTCGGGTTCAGCGTGGTTTTCGTGGCGCTGGGCGCAAGCGCCAGTCTTCTGGGGCAATGGCTGATGGCCTACCGGCAGGAAGCCAATCTGGTGGCGGGCCTGCTGATCGTGCTGATGGGCCTGTTCATGCTGGGCTGGTGGAGCATGCCGGCAATGCAACGGGACTGGCGCCTGGGGCAAACGCTCGAGGGAGGACGCCCCACAGCGGCCTTTTTGCTGGGCATCGCCTTTGCCGTCGGCTGGACGCCCTGCATCGGCCCGATACTCGGAGCCATACTGGCGCTCAGTTCCACCCACGCCAACGCAGAAACGGGCATGTTGTACCTAGCGGTGTATTCGCTCGGCCTGGCACTCCCGTTTCTCGGAACCGCGCTGTTCATCGAGCATTTTCGCAAGCGAGTGCGCGGATTCAGCCGCTGGAGCAGGCCGCTAAGGGCACTGGCGGGCCTGGTGCTGATCATCATGGGCATAATGGTGCTGACCGGCCAGATGACCTGGTTCGCCACCTGGATGCTGTCGACCTTTCCCGTGTTGGGAAGGCTTGGCTAG